The window TCAGCAGGCGAGGTTCCATCCGGATTCGCCCGGCATGAGCGGTCACGTGCTGGCCTTTTACCTGCTGTTCGTGGGGGTGGACCTGTTCGCGGGGGTGCTGGCGTTCGCGCTGGAGCCGGGCGAGCGCTGGAGTCTGCTGCTGTGGCTGCCGCTGCAGCGGTTCTTCTACCGGCAGCTGCTGTACGTCGTGGCGATCCGGGCGACGCTGGCCGCGCTGCGTGGCGGGACGGTCGGCTGGGGCAAGCTCGAACGGCTCGGGACGGTCCGGCTCGGGACGGAGGGCGTGCGGCAGGGCGAGCCGCGGACGGGGGGCGGAGCCGCCGGTGACTGAACGCACGGCCGGTCGCCCGGCCGGGTTCAGCGGGGCCAGTACGCGATGACGGCCGCGCCCACCAGGGCGAGAAGGGCACCCCACAGGCTCGGCGCGTCCGGCACGTGGCCGTCCACCACCCGGCCCCACAGCAGCGAGAACACGATGAACAGCCCGCCGTACGCGGCGTACGTGCGCGCGAAGTCGAGGCTCTGCGCCTGCAGGGTCGGGAGGACGCCGTACAGCACGAGCATGAGCGCGCCGACCGCGCCCACCCAGACGGGGCGCCCCTCGCGCAGCCACAGCCACATCAGGTAGCCGCCTCCGATCTCGGCGAGGCCTGCCAGGGCGAACAGCAGCACGGAACGCAGCATGCAGGGCAGTGTAGAGGGTGCGGCCCGGTCGCGGGGAGGTCGGGGACCGGAGGCGCAGCTTGCCCTGCGGTACGAATGCAGGAGGGAACGGCGGAGCGGTCGCCGCGGCAGGCTTCACAGCCTCGTGAAGGCAGGGGTGAGAGACCTGTGACGGGCGGCGCTCTAGAGTGAAGGTGTCGGCCGGGCGCCGTATCCGCCCGGTCCGTGAGGAGTGCTCGTGATCGTTGTCTTCGAGACCGGTGGGGTGCGCGTGCGTTGTCCCGGTGCGGGGCAGGAGGACGTCGTGACGCGCCCGGGCGGGAGGCTCGCGTATGATTCTGGGAGCATGAACGTCTCCTGCGCGGCGAGGGCCGCCCTCGTCTCCCGGGTCGCCGGTACGAACGCTCCCGGCAGGGCGGTGTCCGGCACAGGACGGCAGGGAGGTGGGCGGTGATCGCGGCTGATCTCGCCCTGCTGGACGCGCTGTCGGACGCGGTGCTCAGCACGGACACGGCCGGCACCCTGACGGGGTTCAACCGTGCTGCGGCGACCCTGTACGGCCTGACGGGCGCGCATGTGGGGCAGCCGTTGTGGTCGCTCGTCACGCACCTGCACACCACGCCGGGCGGCGTGCCGGAGGAGACGCACCTGCGCCGGGACGGGCGGGTCCTGACAGTGCGGCGCACGGCCGTCCCGGTCCTGCAGGACGGGATCGTCGCCGGGCACCGTCACGTCGTGCAGGACTTCACGCGCGCCCGCGCCGAGACGGACACCATGCAGATGCTGCGCGGCGTGGCCGGGCACGCGAGCGATTCGATCATCCTGATCGACGTGCTCGGCCCGACGCCAGAGAGCATGATCGTCCGGTACGTGAATGCGGCGTTCACCGAACGGACAGGCATCCCGGCCGGGGAGATCGTGGGACGGCCGCTGCAGCTGTCACCGGACCTGACAGGCAATTCCGAACTGTGGCAGGCGTGTCAGTCGGCGCTGCGCGAACGGCAGAGCGTGACGCTGGACTTCCCGCGGCCGGCCGGACCGAAGGGGGACGCGCGCGTGCTGGAGATCCGCCTGATGCCGTTCGCGGACATGCCGGACCGCTGGATCGGCCTGATCCGGGACGTGACGGCGCAGCGCCGCATGGACGAGCGCCTGAAGATGATGGAGCAGTCGGTGAATCACGCGCAGGACGGCATCCTGCTGTGTGACCTGGACCTGCGGACGCGGGAGGCGTCGTGTATCTACGTCAATCCGTCGTTCACGCGCCTGACGGGCTTCGGGTCGCCGGAGGTGGTGGGACGCCACCCGATCTTCCTGATCGAGGCGACCATGACGCCCGCCGAACTGAGGGACGTCGCGGAGCGTGTGATGGCGGGAACCATCACCGCTCAGCGCATGCAGTTGCGTCGCCGGGACGGGCAGCTCATGTGGACGGACCTGACCTTCAGTGTCGTGAGCCGTTCGGGAAGCAGGACGACCTGGATGGTGATGCTGCGCGACGCGAACGCGGAGGTGTGGGCCGAGACGGTCGCGCTCGACACGCGCGCCGTGCTGGAGATGGCCGTGCAGGGACGCGCCTTCTCTGACGTGCTGGACGCCGTGTGCCGCATGGTGACGACGCAGGTGCAGGGGGCGAGTGCCGTGGTGGCCGCGCGGGTCGGAGAGGAGGTGATGGTGCTCGCGTCGGACGTCCGCTCGCGTGACCTGCTGAATCAGCTGCGGACGCTGGAGCCGTTCCGGACGGGCGCGGAGGGCGGCAGTATCGGCCTGGCGATGCAGCGCAACGCGCCGGTGATCGTGACCGAGATCCACGATTACCCCGGCCCGGTCCGGTACTGCGACGCCTTCCAGGCACTGGGCGTGCAGGGCATCTGGACGGTCCCGACGCACGGTCCGCACGAGCAGCCGACCGGTGCCATCGCGGTGTACGTCCCGGAGGGCCGAGCGCCGGGGGCCGAGGAACGCCGCCTGATCGGGGACGCGGCGCACCTCACGAGCCTGATCCTGGAGCGGGACCGCGCGCAGCGTGAACTGCAGCACCTGGCCCTGTTCGATCCGCTGACGGGCCTCCCGAACCGCTCGCAGTTCCAGGCGCTGCTGACGCAGGAGGTGCAGCGCGCGCAGCGCGACGGGCACCGCTTCGCGGTGGGCCTGCTGGACCTCGACCGCTTCAAGGGCATCAACGACACGCTCGGCCACGACGCCGGGGACGACCTGCTGCAACAGGTGGCGTCCCGCCTGCGTTCGATGTTCCGGGAGGAGGACGTGGTGGCCCGAATGGGCGGCGACGAGTTCACGCTGCTGCTGTCGTTCCACGGGGAGCGGGATCAGGTGAGGGCGGGCGCGGTCCGGCAGCTGCAGCGGATCTTCGAGTCGCCGTTCCTGCTCGGCGGCCGGGAGGTGTTCGTGCGCGGCAGTCTGGGCCTGGCACTGTATCCGGAGGACGCACTGACCGGCGTGGACCTGCTGCGGCAGGCGGACGTGGCGATGTATCAGGCGAAACGCAGCGGGCAGACGGTGACGCTGTTCGATGAGCGGGGCGGAGACAGCGTGACGGAGTTGCACCTCGAGGCGGACCTGTACCGCGCGCTGGACCGCGGTGAGTTGCGGGTGACGTATCAGCCGACCTTCAATGCCGCTTCGCGGCTGGTGGGTGCGGAGGCGCTGCTGTCGTGGCTGCATCCGGTGCAGGGCGTCGTGCCTCCGGCAGTGTTCATTCCCATGGCGGAGCACAGCGGTCTGATCGTGCAGATCGGGCGGTGGGTGCTGCGTGAGGCGACGCGG of the Deinococcus aquiradiocola genome contains:
- a CDS encoding YnfA family protein translates to MLRSVLLFALAGLAEIGGGYLMWLWLREGRPVWVGAVGALMLVLYGVLPTLQAQSLDFARTYAAYGGLFIVFSLLWGRVVDGHVPDAPSLWGALLALVGAAVIAYWPR
- a CDS encoding bifunctional diguanylate cyclase/phosphodiesterase; amino-acid sequence: MIAADLALLDALSDAVLSTDTAGTLTGFNRAAATLYGLTGAHVGQPLWSLVTHLHTTPGGVPEETHLRRDGRVLTVRRTAVPVLQDGIVAGHRHVVQDFTRARAETDTMQMLRGVAGHASDSIILIDVLGPTPESMIVRYVNAAFTERTGIPAGEIVGRPLQLSPDLTGNSELWQACQSALRERQSVTLDFPRPAGPKGDARVLEIRLMPFADMPDRWIGLIRDVTAQRRMDERLKMMEQSVNHAQDGILLCDLDLRTREASCIYVNPSFTRLTGFGSPEVVGRHPIFLIEATMTPAELRDVAERVMAGTITAQRMQLRRRDGQLMWTDLTFSVVSRSGSRTTWMVMLRDANAEVWAETVALDTRAVLEMAVQGRAFSDVLDAVCRMVTTQVQGASAVVAARVGEEVMVLASDVRSRDLLNQLRTLEPFRTGAEGGSIGLAMQRNAPVIVTEIHDYPGPVRYCDAFQALGVQGIWTVPTHGPHEQPTGAIAVYVPEGRAPGAEERRLIGDAAHLTSLILERDRAQRELQHLALFDPLTGLPNRSQFQALLTQEVQRAQRDGHRFAVGLLDLDRFKGINDTLGHDAGDDLLQQVASRLRSMFREEDVVARMGGDEFTLLLSFHGERDQVRAGAVRQLQRIFESPFLLGGREVFVRGSLGLALYPEDALTGVDLLRQADVAMYQAKRSGQTVTLFDERGGDSVTELHLEADLYRALDRGELRVTYQPTFNAASRLVGAEALLSWLHPVQGVVPPAVFIPMAEHSGLIVQIGRWVLREATRQLALWQRQYPHLTVSVNLSARQFRNNDLVQDVQAIVEESGIRPGTLVLEVTESLLMDVPDAQDVLMRLRELEIELDLDDFGTGYSSLSYLQRFPFTGLKIDRSFMTNLDLHPDGRGSTGENIVRSVVALAHSLHLSVTAEGVETQAQAEFLRGIGCEVLQGYLLGRPVAPEAFPLELLSVNTPVR